The genome window ACGCGCCGTAGGCGGCGAGCCCCCAGGCGAGCCCGGCGCGGTAGGAACGCTGGGACTCGACCGTGTGGGGAGATTGCGACACGTCGCCCATCGCCGCTCAGAGTACGCGCTCTGGCGGAGAGGGGTTAGGTCCTCTGAACCGCGGTGGGCGCAGAGAACGCGGAGCACGGTCAGAAAACCTCATCCGCGACGGTCTCTGCGATCTCCGCGGCCTCCGCGGTTCGATCCGGCTGCCAGGAGCCCGCACCGGGTCCCCGCCCGCCCAGGATCTAGGATTTGGGATCTGGGGGATGGGGTCCCCCCTACTCGTACCCGTTCCCGCTCCCGTTTCCGATGTGGACGATCGGGGCACCTCACCCTGGCTGACATCGCTGGCTGACAGGCGCCTCACTGTCTGAGAGCGCGATCGGGTACGGGAACGGGCACGGGATCGGGAACGAACACTCCCTTACGGCTTCCGCGCCCGGATCGCGACGTAGTCGCCGCGGTCAAAGCCTGGGATCGGCTGCTCGACCAGCTCATCCGAGTACTTGGGATGCCGGGTCAGAGTCTGGAAGAACTCGAAGCCTTCGAAGCCCAGCCGGCGCAACAGCTCGACCTTCTCCGGGGTGGTCCGCCAGCGCGCGGCGGCGGCGAACTCGACCGGGTAGGGGTGGGGCGGCGCGACCTTCCGGAGGTGCTCGTGCTCCCAGCTCCCGATCTCGGCCGCGAGCCGGTAGACCAGGCCATAGGAGCTCTCGGCCGGGACGTCCGCGACCACCACGTGGCCGCCCGGCCGCAGCGCCCGGAAGGCCTCGTGGAAGGCTGCCTCGAGGTCCGCGGTGTAGCTCGGCACGCCGTTGAGCAGCACGGTGTCGAACTCGGCGTCGCCGCACGGCAGCTGCTCGGCGGTCCCAGCCGTCACCTCCATGCCCCGCTTCCTGGCGATCGCCGCCATCTCCGCCGCCGGCTCGACGCCGTGGCGGATGTCGACGCCGTGGCTGGTCCGCAGAATGTGCTCGAACAGCCCGCTGCCGCAGCCGACGCTCAGGGCCCTCCCGGGCTCGCCGAGGGCGCGCCGGATCATCAGCACCTCGGACTCGAGCACCCGCGGGTTGGCGAGGAACCAGGAGTCGTACTTCTCGGCGTGCTCGTCGAACACGGACTGCGCCATCGCCGCGGCCCTCCACCCTCAGAATGTATATCCAGCCCCGCAGCCAGGCAAAGCCGGGCCGGGTTGCCGCGCGCCGGTGGCCACCCGAGGGCGGCCGTCATCGTCTCCGGGGCGCACCACCCATCTGATGGACGCCATGGGAAAGGGCCCGCCGGCGGTCGCCGGCGGGCCCTGATGGTAGGTGTCGTTGTCCGGCCGCTAGGGGACGGTCAGGCTCCACTCCGCAGTGGTCCCGCTCTCGAAGCCGTCGATGAAGATCGCGCCGATGACCCAGCCCTCGTCCAGGTACATGCCGAGGGTCATGTCCGGGTCGTCGTAGAGATCGATGTTGACGAACGGCTCCATCAGCGCACTCGGATCGGCGGTGTCGTCGAAATGCGACATCGACGAGCCAAGCTCGAGCACCGCGGGGGCGTAGATCAGGGGGGAGCCATTGGCGTGCAGCCCGCTGACGTCGACCACGTTGAAGGTCCCGCTCACCGGCAGGGTCGGCCGGATCGCGTTGCCGTCGTTCTGGCTGATTGCGATCACCGGGATCGTCACCTGGCGGCCGACCTCGCCCGGCGCCATCAGGACGATCACCGTGCCGCCCTGGTTGTTCGTGATGATCGCTCCCGCAGCGCCGGCCTGCTCCGCGATCAGCGCCTTCAACCCGAACTGGCAGATGCCGCGGTCGATGACGGCGATGTTGCCGGCGGTGAAGCCGACCAGCGGCTCGCAGCCATCGTTGGTGGTGCCGACGCCGTCGTTGACGACCTCCATCGGGATCGTGAGCCCGTCGGCGGCGGCCCACGAGCCGCCATAGCGCGCGCCCTTCGCCAGGTAGGTGCCGGCGGCCGACCCGGCGTTGACCACCAGCTCGGCGTCGTCGGCGGTGAGGAACCCATCGGCCTCGGCCTTCATCTGGGGGCCGTCGTACACCACGTTGCCGGTGTTGGTCGCCGACGCGACCCGCTGGGCGTCGTTCATCTCGTTCCAGTGCAGCCCGAGGGAGACGTCGTACATGAACCTGGTGTAGATGTCCGGATAACCGCCCAGGAGCTGCCCGTTCGTCAGGTTGACGAAGTCTGCGTGGCCGAGGCCGTGGCCCATCTCGTGCAGCACCACGGCGAAGAAGTGGGTCGCGTTGGCGTCCGGAGTGGCCCAGTTGCCGGGGAAGTCGCCGTTGGTGCCGTACCACCAGTTGAGGGTGCAGGCCGGATCGTCGTCGAGGTTGCTGTTGAACTGGATCGACATCTCCACCCCGACCGGGTAGAGGTCGTAGCCGGCCAGGGCGTCGGCCAGCGCGCTGTGGTACCAGGTGTTGGGAAAGGGCGCGTTGGGAAAGTCACGGACCACGGTCCCCGGCGCGGTCGAGCCGAGCACCGCGCCCAGGCCGCTGCAGGTCATGGGGTTCATCTGGGCCGCGACCCGGATCTCGACCGGGCTCGTCAGCAGCTCGCCCCAGCGGTCGGCGGCGGCCTGGAAGGCGTTGAGCCGGCACTGGCCGAGGGTCATGCCGTCCGGGCAGCCCCAGCTCGGGTCCGGCGTGTCCGGGTCGTTGAAGCCCTCGCCGGCGCTGTCGTTGTTGAGGATCACCACGTTCGCCGCGCCCGCCGGCACCGCGGCCAGGGCGAGCACGGCGGCCAGGGCGAGCAGACGGAGGTAGCTGTGCGTGCGCATGGTGCCCCTCCCCTACTCGGCCGCCGCGGCGGCCTGCGGGGCAGGCGCCGGTTGGGCCGGCAGCGCATCGATGGTGTCCGGCGCGGCGCCGACCTGCGTGAAGTGCCGGGTCCCGTCCGGGGCCACCTGCACGATCAGCGTGCTCTGGAACCGTCCCTGAAGGTCCATCACGACCGAGCCGTCCGGCATCACGACCTCGACCAGACCCTCGTCGGAGTAGTTCAGGAGCTCCGCCAGCGCGGATTGCATCGCCGCCCGCTGGGCGTCGGTGGGCGTCGAGGTGACCTTGCCGGTCTCCGGGTCGATGTAGACGACCAGGCCGGCAGCGGGCGCCTGGGTGACGGCCTGCTCCTGGGGAGCGACCGGTGCTGGATCATCGCCGGCCAGGGCCGGCGCGGCCAGCGACGCTGCGGCAAGAACCAGCAGCGCCGACCAACGACACCTGAAAGTCCCGAGTCCCATCATCAGCCTCCGCCTCCTCTCGCGGTTTCTTCCTCAGGCGCCGATCTTACACCCACTCGAGCCCGCGACCGACCGCGGGTGGGCGATGCCCGGCACCCCGTTCCCGCCGCGATTCTGAAGGCAGACGCCGCCTGCGTTGGGAGCTGCACGCCGAGCATTGTTGCCGGGCCGCGCCCGGCCCGGCTCAACCCGGCGACACCGGACTCGGTGCTCGAGAGCTGGAAGAACATCGTGGAGGCGGTCAACCTGTCCGACCAGACCTAGACCACCAACCAGCGACGACGACGATCGGGGCCGGGGCAACCCGGCCCCTTTTTCGTGCCCGGCCTATCGCGCAGGCGATCGCCTGGCGCGACCGAGTCGAGGCCGTGGCTCAGATGCGAGCTCGGTTGAGCCCGCGGCCAGAGAACGCTCAGGCGGCTCTCTCCCGGAACTGCCACGGCGGCACCGGCTCGGCGTCACGCCAGAGGCCGCAGGGCGCCGACCTGGCCTTGTCGACCAGATCCTGCAGCTCGCCACCAGCGGTCGCCCACGCCAGCCCGCGCTCGGCGAGCAGCCGCGACATGTCCTCGCCGCCCACCAGCACCCGCGCCGTGCCGCCGCTCTCGCCGGCCTCGGTGATCTCGACCGTGACCTTGTTCCCCTCGACCATGTCGCGGACGAAGCTGCGGACCTCCCTGCCCCAGGGCTGGCCGAGCTCCGGCGCGTCGACGCCGACGAGGTCGATGGTCATCTGCCGCTTGTCGCACCTGACGACGATGGTGTCGCCGTCGACCACCCTGATGCACGTGGCCTTCACGGCATCCGTTCCCGCTTCATCCGGACCGGCCACGACCGGCACGGCCAGCATGGCGCCGGCTCCCGCGAGGGCGATGACAACGAAGAGGCGTGCGAGTTTCATGGTGCTCTCCCTTTGCCGGGCTCCCGGGTCCGGCGGCCGTTACTGCCGGCGCCTGCCGGCCGAGGTTGACGAATCGGCTCGATGGTCACGACGGGGTGGCTGGTTGATCATGGTGCTCAGTCGTGTTGTACGCGCGACGCGCCGCCAGGTTCACGCCGCGGACGCGCGATGCCGCGAGCTGGATCGCGGGATTCGAAAATGGGAGCTGGTTTCAGCGGATGCGAAACCGGGGGAGCCGCCACTCAACGAGAGCAGCCCGCGCTACGGAGAGCGCGGGTCCATCTCGCACAGGCGGCGCGGCAGCGGCCGGCGAAAGGACTACGGCTCGTTCAGGTACTCCAACCAGGCCGGGTAGCCCCGGAGCTGCGTCCAGGTCGGGCACTTCTTCTTGCCGATGACCGGGTGCATCCCCTGCGGCGCGCCGGCGACCGAGCCCGACGAGCAGACGAGATCGAACCCCCGGTTGTCGTTGACCGTCGCACCGTCCATAAACATAGCGGTCGAGGCTGCCTCGAGCTCGACCCCGTAGCCGCGGTTGCCGCTGATAACCGCATCCGGGCCGAAGTCCGCCGTCGCGCCGGTCGAGATGAACACCCCGGGCCCGTGGTTGTCGATCACGGTCGCGCTGGATTGAACCCTCGCGTTAGTGCCGACCGCCAACCCTCCGAATGAGTCTGGATCGGAGGAGTCGCCGTTTCCAAAGATGAGGACGGCTGGACAGAGGTATGCTTCCGACGAATCAACCGAGACGCCCCCTCTCAGATTGCCCTCCACCAGAGCCGGGCCCCAGAAGTAGATCCCGCCACCCATCCAGGCGTCGAAGCCCCAACCCCCATTGCCGGTGATCGGCGTGTCCTCCGGCGAGGCGCCGCAGCAAACATAGACCCTGCCGTTGCTGAGCGCCCCGACCCCGGTTCCGTAGTTGTCCACGATCGCCGTGGGTTGGATGACCCAGATGATGCCGCCGTCACTCGCCTGAACTGCAGGCAGAGGGTTGTTGGGGTACTTCGGGTCGTTCGGATCGCCCAGCCCGTTGCCGGTGATGGTCACCTGGCCCCAGCCCCACGACCCCAGGTTGACGGCGGCCCCGTTGCTCGCGCCGACGGCTCCCTGCGTGTTGTTCCGGATGATCGCCAGGCCGACCTCCACCAGCGCATCGCGGCTCGCAGAGATGCCGCTGCCGTTGTTCTCGATGGTGTTCAGGTCACCCCAGAAATTGCTGATCTGGACGTGCGCACTCGTGCCGGCAGCGATCCCGGTCCCGTTGTCCGCCACGGTGGTGCCGATGATCTGGACGTCGCTGTGGTCCTGGGCATCGAGCCCGGTCGCCGGCGCGCTGTCTCGGATCGTGCAACCACCGAAGAGAAGGCTGCTGCGCGACACGATCACCAGCGCCGGTGAGTAGCCGTACAGCCCGGGCCCCTCGATGGTGAGGCCTTCGACGGAGACCCTGGACCCCTTGATCGTGAGAGCTGCTTGCTCCGGTTCTCCACTTCCCGGCACCGGCCGCACGATGCCCGCGCCGGGCGCAGCCCAAACGACGAGTTCACTGAACCCATCGATGACCACCGCCTCGGTGCAAGTGCCCGAGATGTTGAGCCGGTTCCGCACCTCCTTGTCCAGGGTTGCGAGGGCATCGTTGATGCTGTTGAAGCTGTCCCCGCCCTCAACATCAACCACGCATGCCCAGGCCGCTGCTCCGCCGGCTGCCAGGACGCTGACGATGACGAGTGCGACACGCAACCCCGCCCCTCCGCCCGCTCGCGGATGAAACACCCGACACATAGATACCTCCTCCCCAAAATGAGTAGCGCTCGTTCCTTTGCCATCAAACGTATGTCGTGGATGAGGATTGTCAACGGCCTTCGTTGAGGTCAACCGGGGGACGGACCCCTGGGTGAGAACCACTCTCGT of Thermoanaerobaculales bacterium contains these proteins:
- a CDS encoding thermonuclease family protein; this encodes MKLARLFVVIALAGAGAMLAVPVVAGPDEAGTDAVKATCIRVVDGDTIVVRCDKRQMTIDLVGVDAPELGQPWGREVRSFVRDMVEGNKVTVEITEAGESGGTARVLVGGEDMSRLLAERGLAWATAGGELQDLVDKARSAPCGLWRDAEPVPPWQFRERAA
- a CDS encoding class I SAM-dependent methyltransferase, whose amino-acid sequence is MAQSVFDEHAEKYDSWFLANPRVLESEVLMIRRALGEPGRALSVGCGSGLFEHILRTSHGVDIRHGVEPAAEMAAIARKRGMEVTAGTAEQLPCGDAEFDTVLLNGVPSYTADLEAAFHEAFRALRPGGHVVVADVPAESSYGLVYRLAAEIGSWEHEHLRKVAPPHPYPVEFAAAARWRTTPEKVELLRRLGFEGFEFFQTLTRHPKYSDELVEQPIPGFDRGDYVAIRARKP
- a CDS encoding right-handed parallel beta-helix repeat-containing protein encodes the protein MRVALVIVSVLAAGGAAAWACVVDVEGGDSFNSINDALATLDKEVRNRLNISGTCTEAVVIDGFSELVVWAAPGAGIVRPVPGSGEPEQAALTIKGSRVSVEGLTIEGPGLYGYSPALVIVSRSSLLFGGCTIRDSAPATGLDAQDHSDVQIIGTTVADNGTGIAAGTSAHVQISNFWGDLNTIENNGSGISASRDALVEVGLAIIRNNTQGAVGASNGAAVNLGSWGWGQVTITGNGLGDPNDPKYPNNPLPAVQASDGGIIWVIQPTAIVDNYGTGVGALSNGRVYVCCGASPEDTPITGNGGWGFDAWMGGGIYFWGPALVEGNLRGGVSVDSSEAYLCPAVLIFGNGDSSDPDSFGGLAVGTNARVQSSATVIDNHGPGVFISTGATADFGPDAVISGNRGYGVELEAASTAMFMDGATVNDNRGFDLVCSSGSVAGAPQGMHPVIGKKKCPTWTQLRGYPAWLEYLNEP